The following coding sequences are from one Lolium rigidum isolate FL_2022 chromosome 6, APGP_CSIRO_Lrig_0.1, whole genome shotgun sequence window:
- the LOC124665403 gene encoding receptor-like serine/threonine-protein kinase At1g78530 has product MPNSMIALYITLCSVLFIISKMLISFLCYKKWARKKRIIETSLTGGKLVIFRSAAMQSLSPKSFMRMIMGLSSKDVIGSGGYGTVYLLRLDEKSAFAIKKLSRGSAEMDRGFERELDTMGDIKHRNIVPLCGYYAAPHFNLLIYELMPNGSLDGILHGKKEEKQAALLDWPARYKIALGVARGLAYLHHDCIPHVIHRDIKSSNILLDHNMEARVSDFGLATLMKPNESHVTTVVAGTFGYLAPEYFETGRATTKGDVYSYGVVLLELLTGKRPTDESFIENGTRLVTWVKETMEEKREDHAVDSALPSFPAEEVKFVFTVAEKCLESDPRDRPTMAQVAKMLEQAKLA; this is encoded by the exons ATGCCTAATAGCATGATTGCGCTCTACATTACTCTTTGTTCTGTCCTGTTCATCATATCCAAGATGCTCATCTCCTTCCTGTGCTACAAGAAGTGGGCTCGCAAGAAGAGGATCATCGAGACCAGCCTCACAG GTGGGAAGCTGGTGATCTTCCGGTCGGCGGCGATGCAGTCGCTGAGCCCGAAGTCGTTCATGCGGATGATCATGGGGCTGTCAAGCAAGGACGTGATCGGGTCCGGCGGGTACGGGACAGTGTACCTGCTCCGTCTGGACGAGAAGTCGGCGTTCGCGATCAAGAAGCTGAGTCGGGGCAGCGCAGAGATGGACCGCGGCTTCGAGCGGGAGCtggacaccatgggcgacatcaagcaCCGAAACATCGTCCCGCTCTGCGGCTACTACGCGGCGCCGCACTTCAACCTGCTCATCTACGAGCTCATGCCCAACGGCAGCCTCGACGGCATCCTCCACGGCAAGAAGGAGGAGAAGCAGGCGGCGCTCCTGGACTGGCCGGCGAGGTACAAGATCGCGCTGGGCGTGGCGAGGGGCCTGGCGTACCTGCACCACGACTGCATCCCGCACGTCATCCACCGCGACATCAAGTCCAGCAACATCCTCCTCGACCACAACATGGAGGCCAGGGTGTCCGACTTCGGCCTCGCCACCCTCATGAAGCCCAACGAGAGCCACGTCACCACCGTCGTCGCCGGCACCTTTGGCTACCTCGCGCCAG AGTACTTTGAGACCGGGAGGGCGACAACCAAGGGCGACGTCTACAGCTACGGCGTAGTCTTGCTTGAGCTTCTCACCGGGAAAAGGCCGACGGACGAATCCTTCATAGAGAACGGCACACGgctggtcacctgg GTCAAGGAGACgatggaggagaagagggaggaccACGCCGTCGACAGCGCGTTGCCTTCTTTCCCGGCGGAGGAGGTCAAGTTCGTGTTCACCGTGGCGGAGAAGTGCCTGGAGTCCGATCCCCGCGATAGGCCGACCATGGCGCAGGTGGCCAAGATGCTTGAGCAGGCCAAGCTTGCGTAG